GAGGCCGAGATACTCGGGGTCGTTACGCAGGCGGGCGACTTCGCGAAGGTTTTTCTGATTGAGGATTTGCGCGGCTTCCACGTCGGCCTTGATCTTGGCGAGGGCGGTTTTTTGTTCCGCCCGCGCCTTCAAGGCCGGGTAGAAGCAGGCCAGCATTCCGATAATGAAAAGCACCACGAGCAATCCGATGATGACCCGGTTGAGGACTTGGAGATAACTCCGGTCCTTGCGACGCTTAAATTCAGGAAATCCGATGGCCTCGCTCAATGGTGAAAAAACTCCTCAGCGCATCTTACCGCCATAAATGGCGTTGTCACCTAGTTCTTCCTCGATGCGGAGGAGCTGGTTGTACTTGGCCACGCGGTCGGTGCGGCAGAGCGAGCCGGTCTTGATCTGGCCCGCATTCGTCGCGACGGCGATGTCGGCGATAGTGGTGTCCTCGGTCTCGCCGGAGCGATGGCTGATGACGGCGGTGTAGCGGTTTTCCTTGGCGAGCTCGATGGCGTCGAGCGTCTCGGTGAGGGTGCCGATTTGGTTGACCTTCACGAGGATGGAGTTGGCCACGCCCTGGTCGATGCCCTTTTGGAGGAACTCGACATTCGTGACAAACAAATCGTCGCCGACGAGCTGCGTCGTGGAGCCCATTGCGTCGGTGAGCGTCTTCCAGCCAGCCCAATCGTTTTCGGCGCAGCCGTCTTCGATGGAGATGATCGGATATTTTGCCTGCAACTCTTTGTAATAAGAAACTAACTCCGCCGCAGTCCGCTTCGAGCCGTCGGATTTCTTGAAAATGTAGAGTCCGCTTTCCTTGTCGAAAAATTCACTGGAAGCCGCATCGAGGCCGAAGAAAATCTCCTCGCCCAGCTTGTAGCCAGCCTTTTCGATGGCCTGGGAAATGGTCGCCAGCGCGTCGTCGGCGTCGTTGAATTTCGGAGCGAAACCGCCTTCATCACCGATGGCCGTGGCGAGTCCGCGATCTTTCAGGATGCTCTTGAGCGCGTGGAAAATCTCCGTGCCATAGCGCAATGCCTCGCGAAACGTCGGCGCGCCCTTCGGAATGATCATGAATTCCTGGAAATCAATCGGCGCATCGGAGTGCGCACCGCCATTGATGATGTTCATCATCGGCACGGGCAACACCTTGGCGTTTGGCCCGCCGAGATATTTGAAAAGCGGGATGCCCTGCTGCGAGGCAGCGGCGTGGGCAGTGGCGAGGGAAACGGCGAGCAGCGCATTGGCACCGAGAGCCGATTTATTCTTCGTGCCGTCGAGGGCGATCATTGTTTTATCGACGGTGACTTGATCGAAGGCGTCGATGCCGACGAGTTCCTCGGCGATCTGCTTTTCGATTGCCGCGACAGCCTTGGTCACGCCTTTGCCGCCGTAGCGGGCTTTCACGCCATCGCGGAGTTCCCAGGCTTCGTGTTCGCCAGTGCTGGCACCGCTCGGAACGGCAGCGCGTCCGACAGCTCCGCCGGAAAGTTCGACGTCGGCTTCGACGGTGGGGTTGCCACGGGAATCAAGGATTTCACGGGCGCGGATATCAGCAATGGCAGAGATGGACATGTTTTTTGGTGTTTTTTGGTTTTTTGAAAAAATGAGGAGTCAGGTTGTAATCGCAGGACCGATGAGGTCAATCTTGTTCGTTATTTCACCGAGAGCGGGCCGGTGTAGGGGGTGATTTTTTCGATGCGGACTTGTTTGGTGCCGCGTTCGGTGGGCAGGGAAACCGTTTCGCCGACGCCGTGGCCGATCAGACCCTGAGCGATGGAGGTGAGGTAGGAGATAACATTGGAAGTCGGCTCGCTGTCCCACGCACCGAGGATGGTGAAGGTCTCGCGCTCGGAGGTGGCGGTGTCGGTGATTTCCACGACTGTGCCGATGGAGACGCGGCTCGTGTCGGGATTTTCAAAGCTCGTGCCGCGGGAGAGGCCGAGCATGTGCTCGATCTCGGCTTTGCGGCGCTGGAGGACGGTTTGCTGGTCCTTGGCGGCCTTGTATTCGAAGTTCTCGCGCAAATCGCCGTGCTCGCGGGCGGCACTGATTTCCTTCACGTTCTCGGGGATTTTCTTGGTCAGCAGGTCCTCGTATTCCTCTTTGCGCTTCTCGAGGCTGGTCCAGGAAACGATGAGTTGCTCCTCCTTTTCGGTCACGTCGCCGGAGAGCATCGTTTGCAACTCGGGATGCGCCTTGATGACGCGGGCGAGCAACGAGCGCTTCGTCAGTTCCTCGAAGACATTGGTCATCATCAGTTTGCGCATGACGTCGCGGGCGTCGTGCGAATTCGCGCCCTCGACCATGTCGGAAACGAGCTCGCGATCTTCCATCAGGAGATCCTGCAAACGGGTGGCTTTGATTTCGCTCTGCTGATTGCGTTCGATCGCGGAAATGATCGCGGTGAAGAGCCCGGTCTTCGTGTAATCGGGATATTTCTTGCGCTCCTTGGCCAGCCAGATCAGGCCGTCGGAGGAAATGGAATGCTCGCGAATGCCCTTGTCCAGAGCGCGCTCTAACTCGCCTGTGTTTCCCTGTTCTTCGAGGAGGCGGGCGACTTCGCCGGCAATGCGGGTGTTGGCGCGTTGCAGGAGGCGGGTGACTTTTTCGATCCAGCGATCGGGGAACGCCTTCGGAAACGCGGCGAGCACTTTGCGCTGGCGGGCGGCGCCGATGTTGGGCAGCACTTCATTCAAGCGGCCCTCCTCGTCGGCGAGCATTTTTTCGAGGGTTAGATTGCTCTGGGAGACGGCGAGCGAAAGATAGGTGGCGGTGATCTCGTCGCGGGCAATGAGGAGTTCCATCGCGTCGGCGGTGTTCAATTTCTGATTTTGCGCGGCGATGGTGCCGAGGGCGGTGACAACCGGTTTGAGTTTGTCGAGTTCCGGGCCGAAGAGAGCGAGATTCTTGACGATCTGATCGGCGGCGGCGAGTTGATCGCGGGTCTGGCGAGCAGTTTGGAAGGTGGCAATCAATTCATCCGTCCGAGACAACGCGTTCTCCCGGAGCAGGATCGGCTCAGTCCGCTTGGCGGGAATGGCGATGAGTCCGCCAGTCTTCGCGGTCTTTTTTGCGGCGTCCCACCATTTTTTGAAACCGGCCTCGGTCATGAGATCTGGCACGATCAATTTCGTGAGCTGATCGACCGTTAATTTATTGTCGTGATCGGCCAGAATCATCCGCAGAAGCTCCGCGGGCTCGCTGCTGGCGAGGACTTTGAGCTGGTCGGCTCCGGTCGCTTTTTTAACGAGGAAATGATCCGGCGGCACTGCGGCCAGAGTTTCCGCAGCGTATTGAAACTGCATCGGGTGCGCTTTTTTCGACTGGAAATTGATAATGACCTGACCCACGAGGTCGTTCCAGGATTCGATCTGGCCGAAGCCCCAGCTTTTGTGGAGGACCCACGTTCCGGGAGTGAGATTTTCCATTTTCTCGCCATGTTGGGAGTTGAGTTGACCGGCATCGACGAGTTTCTGAATTTCTGGCAGCATAAATAGTTAGGGACAGGAAGGTTAGGGACACCACACGGCGAGGCAAAGGAAAAACGTCAGATGTGATGCGAGTTGCATTCGACTCAGTTTTTCCCGGGGAGGGATTGCGCGCCCTCCCTCCATGCAGCATCCTGCCGCGATGCCTCATCCAACTGCCGACGCCATTCCCCCGGTCCGCCTCCGGGTGTCGGCTAGTTTTCGCGAGTTGCTGGCGCATTCCCAAGGGCGGCAGATGACCATCCATGAGCTGGAGAAATTTCTTCGCGCCGAGGGCTTTCTGGTCTTTCTCCTGATGCTGGGACTTCCATTTATATTGCCGGTGCCCCTGCCCGTCTCGACTCCATTTGGACTGGCGATTATTTTGATCAGCAGTGCCATCGCACTCGGGCGCGAGCCGTGGCTGCCGGCGTTCATCCGCCAGCGCCACATCCAGGATCGGTTCCTCGCAAAAATCCTCAAAGGCGTGATCCGCGTGATGGTTTTCCTGGAGAAATTTACCCGGCCCCGGCTGAATTTCATGTCGCATCGGCTGGTTCTCGCCGCCGTCGCCTGGGGCATCGCTTACGGCGGGCTCATGCTCTGCCTGCCGCTGCCGGTGCCGGGGACGAATTGCCTGCCGGCGCTCTCGATCATCTTTTTTTCCGCCGGGTTGATCGAGAAGGACGGCGTCTTTGTTTTGCTCGGCCTGCTCTTTTCGATTTTGGCGACGGCTTATCTCGCTTTCACTTTCCTGATGGGCCGAAACGCGTTGCAATGGATATGGAACGCAGTTTTCTAAGGATTTCCACAAAACTTCTGTTGCGCAGAAACGTAAATCATCGGTATACCTAACTTTATGAAATTATTCATCTGCTCCCTCCTCCTCGTGGCTAGTTTCGGCATGGCCCGCGCCGACATTCAAGATCCTCCCGGCAAAAAGTATGATGGCCGCCGCAAGTTTGACCGTGGTGTGGCTAATATTCTCTACGGCACCGCGGAACTTCCGCACACTATATGCGTCGTAAACAATGAGGAAGGCAACTCGGCTGCCTTCAGTGTCGGCATTCTCTCTGGTCTGCGCCGCTCTGCCCAACGCATGGGAGTGGGAGTGTTTGAAGTGCTCACGCATCCTTTCCCGCTGAATCGCGGCACCTATAAGCCCTACTTGAAGAGCCCGACGCGTAACCATAATGGCACTTTCGGGGAATTCCCGCCTGAGCTGGGCTTCGAATCCTCCTACGGCTACGCCCGTCATTAAACCCTCCATTATCTCTCTGCAAAAAGACTTTCTCGATAATCGGGGAAGTCTTTTTGCTTTTCTAAAGAACTCCCGTGCCACGTCCCACTGTCGATAACAACCCCGCCATCCTCACCATTGGCGATGTCGGGTTTGGTGGAAAAGGCGTCGCGCGTCACGAGGGCAAGGTCGTGTTCATTCCCTTCGTCCTCCCGGGCGAAGTCGTTCTCGCAAAAACCACTCGCGAACACAAAAGCTTTTCCGAGGCGAGTCTGGTTCGCATCTTGCAGCCATCGGAGCATCGCACCGAGCCGCCGTGTCCCTATTTCGGCACCTGCGGCGGCTGCTCCTACCAGCACGCCACGTATCCGCACCAACTCGAAATCAAGCAGCAGCAAGTCCGCGACACGCTGCGCCGCATCGGCAAACTCGACGCCGCCGTCGAGCCCACCGTCCCCTCGCCCACGCCGTTCGCCTACCGCAACCGCATCACCGTCCACGTGCAGGAAGGCGACATCGGTTTTTTTGCCTACGACGAACACAAAATTGTCTCCATCGAGCGCTGCCCCATCGCCAGCGAAGCCGTAAATGCCGAACTCACCGAGCTGCGCAAAAAACGTCCGCGCGACGGACATTACACGCTCCGCGAGCGCTCCGACGAACGCACTTTTCGCCAGACCAACGACACCGTGGCCGAGCTTCTCGCCAACGCCGTCGGCGACCACCTTCCCGCCCATGGACCGCTCCTGATCGACGCCTATTGCGGCTCCGGTTTCTTCCTGAAACGCTTCGTCGATCGTTTCGATCAAGCCATCGGCCTCGAATGGAGCCAATACGCCGTCGCCGCCGCCCAGAAAACCTGCGCCCCGCACGAGTCGTACCAGCTCGGCGACGTCGGCCTGCTCCTCGACGACACCCTCACCTGGGCCCCCGCCGGCACCACGCTCCTGCTCGATCCGCCCGCCGAGGGACTCGCCCCGCAAGTCACCCGCTCCATTCTCGCGCACCCGCCGCAGACGATTCTCTATATTAGCTGCAATCCCTCCACGCTCGCACGCGATTTGGGGAAACTGGCCGCCGCTTACACCGTCCGCCGCGTGCAGCCGTTCGACATGTTTCCGCAGACCGCCGAGATCGAAGTTCTCGCCATTCTCGAACTCCAGAATCCGATCTAACTCGAATGAAAACCCGACGCTTTGGCCGCACTGAGATTCAGATTCCCGTCCTCTCCTGTGGCGGGATGCGTTACCAGGAAAGCTGGAACGACCTCACGCCCGAGGACATTCCCACCGCCGGCCAGAACAACCTCGAAGCCACCATCCAGCGCGCACTCGAGTTAGGCATCAATCACATCGAGACCGCCCGGGGCTACGGCTCGAGCGAGATGCAACTCGGCTTCCTTTTGCCGCGGCTCGACCGGGAAAAACTCATCATCCAGACCAAGCTCGCACCGCAGGAAACGCGCGAGAAATTCATCGAAGCCTTCGAGCTTTCGCTGAAAAACCTGCAACTCGATTACGTCGATCTTTTCTCCATTCACGGCATTAACAACGCCGAGGTTCTCGCGCAAACTCTCGCCCCCGGCGGCGCTCTCGAGTGCGCCCAGCAATTTCAACGCGAAGGCCGCGTCCGGCACATCGGATTCTCCACTCACGGCACTTGCGCGGAGATCACCAAGGCACTCAAAACCGACGCGTTTTCCTACGTGAACCTGCACTGGTATTTCGTGAACGACCTCAACTGGCCCGCTATTCTCGAAGCCGAAAAACGCGACATCGGCGTCTTCATTATTTCGCCCAACGACAAAGGCGGGAAACTCTACGATCCACCGAAAAAGCTCGTCGATCTTTGCGCCCCGCTCACGCCAATGGCCTTTAACGACCTCTATTGCCTGTCCCGCCCTCAAGTTCACACCCTCAGCATCGGCGCGAGCAAACCGAGCGACTTCGACGCCCATATCGAGGCGCTCAAACATTACGATTCCAGAGCGGAAACCATCGCTCCGATAGAAATGCGACTCCGCTCAGAAATGAACCGCGTCCTCGGTGCCGACTGGACCGCCAACTGGTGGAAAAACATTCCCGAATACCACGAGTTGCCCGGCGAAATCAATGTCCTGGAAATCCTCCGCCTCTGGTCGCTGGCGAAGTCGCTCGACCTCGTGAGCTTCGGCAAAATGCGCTACAATTTGCTCGGAAACGCCGGCCACTGGTTCCCTGGAACGAACGCGAAAACCTTCGACGCGCACGCCCTCGCCCCGCTCCTCGCTGGCTCCGCCTTTGCAGATCGCATCCCGCAGATTCTGACCGAGGCTAACGACATTTTGCTCGGTGAGGAAGTCCAGCGCCTGAGCAAAAGCGACTAGTATTGGGGCAAAAAAAACTTGCCCGCTTTTGGCCCAGCAACGAGTCTCGCTGCATCGTTTGCAATCCGCAGATGCACCAACCACCAACCAGAAGGAAACTAAATATGAAATCCAGCACATGTGTTAGCAGTCAGGGAGTTTTGGGAAAAGGACAGCCGATTAGCGAAGGCATCATTAACGTCGGGCAACCGATCAGCGAGGGTGTTTTCGCCAAGGGACAGCCAATTAGCGAAGACATCGTTCCCCGGGGTGAGCCGATCATCCCCTTCAACGCCTGATCCGTAATAGCAGTCATTTGAAAAGCCCCAAGTGGTTTCCATCACTTGGGGCTTTTCGCTTTTTTTGAGATGCCTGTCTCCGTCCAAATACTGTTAGAAAAAAACCCGCGCGAAGTTCACCTCCATTTTCTGGGGATCTGCGGCATTGCGATGGGCCAGATGGCGATCGAACTCCAGCGGCTGGGATATCGCGTCACAGGTTCGGACGACCAAAGCGATCCGCCAATGTCGCTGATGTTAGCAGCGGCTGGAATCGACGTGGATTCCAGCGGTGAAAACAGGCGGAACTGCGACATGTTAGTCATCGGTCGCGGGCATTCTTTGGTGGACACGGGAGTTTCATTCGTATCACTGCCAGAGTTGGTTTCTGCGTTCACTCAACAAGCCGCGCAACGCGTCGCTGTCGCCGGAACCAAGGGAAAAACCACCACGACTTCGATGCTCACCTGGATGGCCCATTTCGCCGGCTTGCAACCCGACTATCTGATCGGCGGAGTGCCCGGAAATTTTCCATCCGGATTGCATTTGAATCGAAGTCCACTGGCGATTTTGGAGGGTGACGAATACGCCAGCTCGCCGACGGATCTAACACCGAAATTCGTCCACTACCGTCCGACCGCCGCAGTGCTCACTAACATTCATCCCGACCACCTGGAGCTGTATCCCGAGTTTGATAGTTATGAGGAACTTTTTGTGAGCATGTTAGCTAATCTCCCCAACAATGGGTTTGCCGTGGTTAGTGGTGATGCGAGTTCCAATTGTATCAAGGCCATTGCGGCGTCTTCCGCTCCTGTGACCACGGTTGGCTGGGAGGAAACTTCCACGTCCCGGCTCACCGATTATGCCGCTGATAATGATGGAACTCGATTCACTTTTTTAGGGCACGCGTTCCATCTTTCTCTCCTCGGCAAAGCCAACGTCCTCGACGCCGCGCTGGCCATCGCT
The Chthoniobacterales bacterium DNA segment above includes these coding regions:
- a CDS encoding class I SAM-dependent RNA methyltransferase; translation: MPRPTVDNNPAILTIGDVGFGGKGVARHEGKVVFIPFVLPGEVVLAKTTREHKSFSEASLVRILQPSEHRTEPPCPYFGTCGGCSYQHATYPHQLEIKQQQVRDTLRRIGKLDAAVEPTVPSPTPFAYRNRITVHVQEGDIGFFAYDEHKIVSIERCPIASEAVNAELTELRKKRPRDGHYTLRERSDERTFRQTNDTVAELLANAVGDHLPAHGPLLIDAYCGSGFFLKRFVDRFDQAIGLEWSQYAVAAAQKTCAPHESYQLGDVGLLLDDTLTWAPAGTTLLLDPPAEGLAPQVTRSILAHPPQTILYISCNPSTLARDLGKLAAAYTVRRVQPFDMFPQTAEIEVLAILELQNPI
- a CDS encoding GreA/GreB family elongation factor translates to MLPEIQKLVDAGQLNSQHGEKMENLTPGTWVLHKSWGFGQIESWNDLVGQVIINFQSKKAHPMQFQYAAETLAAVPPDHFLVKKATGADQLKVLASSEPAELLRMILADHDNKLTVDQLTKLIVPDLMTEAGFKKWWDAAKKTAKTGGLIAIPAKRTEPILLRENALSRTDELIATFQTARQTRDQLAAADQIVKNLALFGPELDKLKPVVTALGTIAAQNQKLNTADAMELLIARDEITATYLSLAVSQSNLTLEKMLADEEGRLNEVLPNIGAARQRKVLAAFPKAFPDRWIEKVTRLLQRANTRIAGEVARLLEEQGNTGELERALDKGIREHSISSDGLIWLAKERKKYPDYTKTGLFTAIISAIERNQQSEIKATRLQDLLMEDRELVSDMVEGANSHDARDVMRKLMMTNVFEELTKRSLLARVIKAHPELQTMLSGDVTEKEEQLIVSWTSLEKRKEEYEDLLTKKIPENVKEISAAREHGDLRENFEYKAAKDQQTVLQRRKAEIEHMLGLSRGTSFENPDTSRVSIGTVVEITDTATSERETFTILGAWDSEPTSNVISYLTSIAQGLIGHGVGETVSLPTERGTKQVRIEKITPYTGPLSVK
- a CDS encoding exopolysaccharide biosynthesis protein, whose amino-acid sequence is MPHPTADAIPPVRLRVSASFRELLAHSQGRQMTIHELEKFLRAEGFLVFLLMLGLPFILPVPLPVSTPFGLAIILISSAIALGREPWLPAFIRQRHIQDRFLAKILKGVIRVMVFLEKFTRPRLNFMSHRLVLAAVAWGIAYGGLMLCLPLPVPGTNCLPALSIIFFSAGLIEKDGVFVLLGLLFSILATAYLAFTFLMGRNALQWIWNAVF
- a CDS encoding exosortase system-associated protein, TIGR04073 family, whose product is MKLFICSLLLVASFGMARADIQDPPGKKYDGRRKFDRGVANILYGTAELPHTICVVNNEEGNSAAFSVGILSGLRRSAQRMGVGVFEVLTHPFPLNRGTYKPYLKSPTRNHNGTFGEFPPELGFESSYGYARH
- a CDS encoding aldo/keto reductase produces the protein MKTRRFGRTEIQIPVLSCGGMRYQESWNDLTPEDIPTAGQNNLEATIQRALELGINHIETARGYGSSEMQLGFLLPRLDREKLIIQTKLAPQETREKFIEAFELSLKNLQLDYVDLFSIHGINNAEVLAQTLAPGGALECAQQFQREGRVRHIGFSTHGTCAEITKALKTDAFSYVNLHWYFVNDLNWPAILEAEKRDIGVFIISPNDKGGKLYDPPKKLVDLCAPLTPMAFNDLYCLSRPQVHTLSIGASKPSDFDAHIEALKHYDSRAETIAPIEMRLRSEMNRVLGADWTANWWKNIPEYHELPGEINVLEILRLWSLAKSLDLVSFGKMRYNLLGNAGHWFPGTNAKTFDAHALAPLLAGSAFADRIPQILTEANDILLGEEVQRLSKSD
- a CDS encoding septum formation initiator family protein, translating into MSEAIGFPEFKRRKDRSYLQVLNRVIIGLLVVLFIIGMLACFYPALKARAEQKTALAKIKADVEAAQILNQKNLREVARLRNDPEYLGLIARDKLELMKPGETIFRFDSTNTSATPTSAVKTTP
- the eno gene encoding phosphopyruvate hydratase, with amino-acid sequence MSISAIADIRAREILDSRGNPTVEADVELSGGAVGRAAVPSGASTGEHEAWELRDGVKARYGGKGVTKAVAAIEKQIAEELVGIDAFDQVTVDKTMIALDGTKNKSALGANALLAVSLATAHAAASQQGIPLFKYLGGPNAKVLPVPMMNIINGGAHSDAPIDFQEFMIIPKGAPTFREALRYGTEIFHALKSILKDRGLATAIGDEGGFAPKFNDADDALATISQAIEKAGYKLGEEIFFGLDAASSEFFDKESGLYIFKKSDGSKRTAAELVSYYKELQAKYPIISIEDGCAENDWAGWKTLTDAMGSTTQLVGDDLFVTNVEFLQKGIDQGVANSILVKVNQIGTLTETLDAIELAKENRYTAVISHRSGETEDTTIADIAVATNAGQIKTGSLCRTDRVAKYNQLLRIEEELGDNAIYGGKMR
- a CDS encoding Mur ligase family protein — its product is MPVSVQILLEKNPREVHLHFLGICGIAMGQMAIELQRLGYRVTGSDDQSDPPMSLMLAAAGIDVDSSGENRRNCDMLVIGRGHSLVDTGVSFVSLPELVSAFTQQAAQRVAVAGTKGKTTTTSMLTWMAHFAGLQPDYLIGGVPGNFPSGLHLNRSPLAILEGDEYASSPTDLTPKFVHYRPTAAVLTNIHPDHLELYPEFDSYEELFVSMLANLPNNGFAVVSGDASSNCIKAIAASSAPVTTVGWEETSTSRLTDYAADNDGTRFTFLGHAFHLSLLGKANVLDAALAIAAAHHLGIEPKISAKALRDFLPVQERLQHVGTPGGVRLFVDSNVHPASLQTAVEALRERHPTGRLLCLIQPQTPGPGDGYVQRTLPQALEQASHVLVAPPANQLEDCDPPFSCEQLIADLTSLNITSAYRATRKTLVAWVVENIHAGDTILIAVHAPSRALLVREITAAIEP